One window of Paenibacillus albicereus genomic DNA carries:
- a CDS encoding MerR family transcriptional regulator translates to MRGIDIARSLNISTSALRHYESWGLVPRIERSASGYRIYTREHEAYFQCIRALIPGFGMELVRRIMPLVQQGKRLDALWLLNRAQVHLHAEKETVQRTVEMLGLQALHEPSLRRGKSAYTIGEAAEEAKVSASAIRHWEKEGLIRPERRPDNGYRIYRPSDIRKLLVIRTVQRVVYSLDVVREVLSELDNHDVAQAKEMAMQSLHYLDGALVEQMRGIACLQTLLDSAREEEGQQE, encoded by the coding sequence ATGAGAGGAATCGACATCGCCCGGAGCCTGAACATCAGTACGAGCGCGCTGCGGCACTACGAATCCTGGGGGCTTGTCCCTCGCATCGAGCGGTCGGCGAGCGGATATCGCATCTATACCCGGGAACACGAAGCCTATTTTCAATGCATCCGCGCGTTGATACCCGGGTTCGGCATGGAGCTGGTCCGACGCATCATGCCGCTCGTCCAGCAAGGGAAGAGGCTGGATGCGCTGTGGCTGCTCAACCGGGCCCAAGTCCATCTCCATGCGGAAAAGGAAACGGTGCAGCGAACGGTGGAGATGCTTGGCCTCCAAGCGCTGCATGAACCGTCCCTGCGCCGTGGAAAAAGCGCCTATACGATCGGAGAAGCCGCTGAGGAGGCCAAGGTGTCCGCTTCCGCCATTCGGCATTGGGAGAAGGAGGGACTGATCCGGCCCGAGCGACGGCCCGACAACGGGTACCGCATCTATCGCCCCTCGGACATCCGCAAGCTGCTCGTCATCCGTACGGTTCAAAGAGTCGTCTATTCCCTGGACGTCGTTCGCGAGGTCTTGTCCGAGCTGGACAATCATGACGTGGCTCAGGCCAAGGAAATGGCGATGCAGTCCCTTCATTACCTGGACGGCGCTCTCGTCGAGCAGATGCGGGGCATCGCCTGCCTGCAGACCCTGCTCGACTCGGCGCGCGAAGAAGAAGGGCAGCAGGAATGA
- a CDS encoding collagen-like protein — MAVLFPQNQPGGLGGLFPGAPGQPPFPGGGGLPGGFPGPGGFPGPGGFPGPGGMPGGPAGGPQPPSSPPPQAIPVKPLTVGTLAIDPGAISGCVLRYTYIWPSNGPGFWFYPIFVGRTSVSGFRWNGLFWTFSGFDLRRIDSFSCY, encoded by the coding sequence ATGGCCGTATTGTTCCCTCAAAACCAGCCGGGCGGCCTCGGCGGCCTGTTCCCGGGGGCGCCGGGCCAGCCCCCGTTTCCCGGGGGCGGAGGATTGCCGGGAGGCTTTCCGGGACCCGGAGGATTTCCCGGTCCCGGCGGATTCCCCGGTCCCGGCGGAATGCCGGGCGGACCGGCAGGCGGGCCGCAGCCGCCATCCTCTCCGCCCCCGCAAGCGATCCCGGTCAAGCCGCTGACGGTCGGAACGCTGGCGATCGACCCGGGCGCCATCTCCGGCTGCGTGCTGCGCTACACCTATATCTGGCCGTCGAACGGCCCCGGCTTTTGGTTCTATCCGATTTTCGTCGGCCGCACCTCGGTGTCCGGCTTCCGGTGGAACGGCTTGTTCTGGACGTTCTCCGGCTTCGACCTGAGACGCATCGACTCGTTCAGCTGCTACTGA